The following coding sequences are from one Polyodon spathula isolate WHYD16114869_AA chromosome 7, ASM1765450v1, whole genome shotgun sequence window:
- the rab9b gene encoding ras-related protein Rab-9B, which translates to MSGKSLLLKVILLGDGGVGKSSLMNRYVTNKFDSQSFHTIGVEFLNRDLEVDGRFVTLQIWDTAGQERFKSLRTPFYRGADCCLLTFSVDDHQSFENLGCWKKEFIFYSDVKKPERFPFVILGNKVDKSERQVTPEEAQVWCQENGSYPYFETSAKDDTNVEVAFEEAVRQVLAVEEQLEHSILGNTIDLHGNRKASSSSCC; encoded by the coding sequence ATGAGCGGAAAGTCGCTGCTGCTGAAAGTGATCTTGCTGGGGGACGGCGGGGTGGGGAAGAGCTCCCTGATGAATAGGTACGTCACAAACAAGTTCGACTCGCAGTCCTTCCACACCATTGGGGTGGAGTTCCTGAACCGGGACCTGGAGGTGGACGGGCGCTTCGTCACACTGCAGATCTGGGACACGGCGGGGCAGGAGCGATTCAAGAGCCTGCGTACTCCCTTCTACCGCGGGGCCGACTGCTGCCTGCTCACTTTCAGCGTGGACGACCACCAGAGCTTCGAGAACCTGGGCTGCTGGAAGAAAGAGTTCATCTTCTACTCTGACGTGAAGAAGCCGGAGAGATTCCCCTTTGTCATCCTGGGGAACAAAGTGGACAAGAGCGAGAGGCAGGTGACCCCAGAGGAAGCCCAGGTCTGGTGCCAGGAAAACGGCAGCTACCCCTATTTCGAAACGAGCGCCAAGGACGACACAAATGTGGAGGTGGCGTTTGAAGAGGCTGTGAGGCAGGTGCTGGCTGTGGAGGAGCAGCTGGAGCACTCCATTCTGGGCAACACCATTGACCTCCATGGCAACCGCAAGGCTTCCTCTTCTTCCTGCTGCTGA